The following coding sequences are from one Clostridioides difficile ATCC 9689 = DSM 1296 window:
- a CDS encoding lipoate--protein ligase, with translation MLLIYNEKTNPYFNLAMEEYLLKNFDEDLFILWRNEPSIIVGKNQNTLSEINLEYIKEYSIPVVRRQSGGGAVFHDLGNINFTFIACNNNNFSDFRRFTQPIIDLLKTLDVNAEFSGRNDLLIDGKKFSGNAQYNYKNKVMHHGTLLFSSEINDLSKALKVKPIKFEGKGIKSVKSRVTNISEHLHSKMDILEFKDAIMDYLSKTNTDNTNYCLSEHDIKQIEKLTKSKYETWDWNFGNSPKYTLSNELKYSGGNVEFNLNVDKGIITSIKFFGDFFGKCDVAFVENKLIGIRHEENALRNTLDSIEINDYFLGADTDILVSGILGVK, from the coding sequence ATGTTATTAATTTATAATGAAAAAACAAACCCTTATTTTAATTTAGCAATGGAAGAATATCTTCTAAAAAATTTTGATGAAGACTTATTTATTTTATGGAGGAATGAACCTTCTATAATTGTTGGAAAAAACCAAAACACACTTTCTGAAATAAATTTAGAATATATAAAAGAATATTCTATACCTGTCGTTAGGAGACAGTCTGGTGGTGGAGCTGTATTTCATGATTTGGGAAATATAAATTTTACATTTATAGCTTGTAACAATAATAATTTTAGTGATTTTAGAAGATTCACTCAGCCCATAATAGATTTACTTAAAACACTAGATGTCAATGCCGAATTTTCTGGAAGAAATGACCTTCTTATAGATGGCAAGAAATTTTCTGGAAATGCTCAATACAACTACAAAAACAAAGTAATGCATCATGGGACTCTTTTATTTTCATCTGAAATAAATGACCTCTCAAAAGCATTAAAGGTTAAACCTATAAAATTTGAAGGAAAAGGAATAAAATCTGTAAAATCTCGTGTAACCAATATAAGTGAACATTTACATTCAAAAATGGACATATTAGAATTTAAAGATGCTATAATGGATTATCTTTCTAAAACAAATACTGATAATACTAATTATTGTTTGAGTGAGCATGATATAAAACAAATAGAAAAGCTTACTAAATCAAAATACGAAACTTGGGATTGGAATTTTGGTAATTCACCAAAATATACTCTTTCAAATGAATTAAAATATTCTGGTGGAAATGTTGAGTTTAATTTAAATGTTGATAAAGGCATAATAACTAGTATAAAATTTTTTGGAGATTTTTTTGGAAAATGTGATGTTGCATTTGTAGAAAATAAACTTATTGGTATAAGGCATGAAGAAAATGCTTTGAGAAATACTCTGGATTCTATTGAAATAAATGACTATTTCTTAGGTGCTGATACTGATATTCTAGTTTCTGGAATTTTAGGTGTTAAATAA
- a CDS encoding siderophore ABC transporter substrate-binding protein — MNKKAAIVAAVAIIGLVTVFALGGSKKNESKTSENSNNTIKITHNLGETDVKLNPKKVVVFDYSALDTMDALGVAENLVGLPKASLPASLEKYKDDKYADLGGLKEPDLEGIKSANPDLIIINGRQEDFYEQLSKIAPTISTSKDDKKYLESVKNNIDKIAKIFGVEEKANQEFSKIEKKIETLNKKVTDKNLNALTIMVNEGNLSVFGEESRFSILYNSFGFENKDKNIKESSHGQNITFEYIAKQNPEVMFVIDRGIATGSDVKESSTAKSVLNNDIIKSMDAYKNDNIIYLDSPTWYVNDGGLTSLNKMIDDASKAVN, encoded by the coding sequence ATGAATAAAAAAGCAGCAATAGTAGCAGCAGTAGCTATTATAGGATTAGTGACAGTGTTTGCATTAGGTGGAAGTAAAAAGAATGAATCAAAAACATCAGAAAATTCAAATAATACCATAAAGATAACTCATAACTTGGGAGAAACAGATGTAAAATTAAATCCTAAAAAAGTAGTAGTATTTGATTATTCGGCTTTAGATACAATGGATGCATTAGGTGTAGCTGAGAATTTAGTAGGACTTCCAAAAGCGAGTTTACCAGCATCTTTAGAAAAATATAAGGATGACAAGTATGCAGATTTAGGAGGATTAAAAGAACCAGATTTAGAAGGTATAAAGTCGGCAAATCCAGATTTAATTATAATAAATGGAAGACAAGAAGATTTTTATGAGCAATTGTCAAAAATAGCACCAACAATAAGTACAAGTAAAGATGATAAGAAGTACTTAGAATCTGTTAAAAATAATATAGACAAAATAGCAAAAATATTTGGAGTAGAAGAAAAAGCAAATCAAGAATTTAGTAAAATTGAAAAGAAAATAGAAACTTTGAATAAAAAAGTAACAGATAAAAATTTAAATGCTTTAACTATAATGGTAAATGAAGGTAATTTAAGTGTATTTGGTGAAGAATCAAGATTTAGTATATTATACAATAGTTTTGGATTTGAAAATAAAGATAAAAATATAAAAGAATCAAGTCATGGACAAAATATTACTTTTGAATATATAGCTAAACAAAATCCAGAAGTTATGTTCGTTATAGATAGAGGAATAGCTACTGGCAGTGATGTAAAAGAAAGCTCAACTGCAAAATCTGTTTTGAACAATGATATAATAAAATCTATGGATGCATATAAGAATGATAATATAATATATTTAGATTCACCAACATGGTATGTAAATGATGGTGGTCTAACATCTTTAAATAAAATGATAGATGATGCTTCAAAAGCGGTAAATTAA
- a CDS encoding HXXEE domain-containing protein — MEKYIWLFPLLFIFHDMEEIIGFGIWLKKNKSMLDKKYPFISKVYKNYSTEGMAFAVFEEFILCIIFCILTVITENQYVYLLWLGSFIAYTLHLVIHIGQSIIIRKYIPSLITSIICLPISIWCISKSIYIVDCEMSTTILYSIIGIIIVALNLKFAQSLIGKFTKWMSNI; from the coding sequence ATGGAAAAATATATATGGTTGTTTCCATTACTTTTTATTTTTCATGATATGGAAGAGATAATAGGTTTTGGAATATGGCTTAAAAAAAATAAATCAATGCTTGATAAGAAGTATCCATTTATCAGTAAAGTTTATAAAAATTATAGTACTGAAGGCATGGCATTTGCTGTGTTTGAAGAATTTATTTTATGCATTATTTTCTGTATACTTACAGTTATAACAGAGAATCAGTATGTATATCTACTATGGTTAGGTAGTTTTATAGCATATACCTTACATTTGGTAATTCATATAGGGCAGTCAATCATAATAAGAAAATATATACCTTCACTTATTACCAGTATCATATGCTTACCAATAAGCATTTGGTGTATAAGTAAGAGTATTTATATAGTTGATTGTGAAATGAGTACAACAATTCTGTACAGTATAATTGGCATTATAATTGTAGCATTGAATTTAAAGTTTGCACAGTCGCTGATTGGAAAATTTACAAAGTGGATGTCAAACATATAA
- a CDS encoding Na+/H+ antiporter NhaC family protein → MRNKKINIIFLTTIMFIMSTVMVFAEEDIDTIALANAEKFGILTLIPPLVAIILAFITKNVIISLLIGILSGSFIIKASGINVFATFIQAFLDLVDRALVSLADPWNAGIILQVLAIGGVINLVAKMGGAKAIAEALAKRAKSAKGTQLITWFLGLLVFFDDYANSLIVGPMMRPVADKMKISREKLAFIIDATAAPVAGLAIISTWIGLEVGLIHDAFESISIDVDAFGIFLNTIPFRFYNILILAFIVISALLLKEFGPMRKAEIKSRSRKISIDLDEGVEELDDLAPKNGVKLSVWNAIIPIGTLIIVALASFYYSGYTSIMGGDDKALIQLFTNSPYSFEAIKEAFSASDASRALFQSALVASLVAIIMAVVKKIFTISEAIDVWIDGMKSLVITGVILILAWSLSSVIKELGTAKFLIHLLSGSLPPFLLPSLIFGLGAIISFATGTAYGTMGILMPLAIPLAYSLNPDMSYVIVSTSAVLTGAIFGDHCSPISDTTILSSMGAGCNHIDHVNTQMPYAIFTAVITIVFGYIPAGLGLPIYIVLPVAIAAIFVGIQIIGKKVDEAEIELVE, encoded by the coding sequence ATGAGGAACAAAAAAATTAATATTATTTTTCTGACGACAATCATGTTCATAATGTCAACAGTAATGGTTTTTGCAGAAGAAGATATAGACACTATTGCACTAGCCAATGCAGAAAAATTTGGGATTTTAACTTTAATACCACCATTAGTTGCTATAATACTCGCATTTATAACTAAAAACGTAATAATTTCTTTACTTATAGGTATTCTTTCTGGTAGTTTTATAATTAAAGCTAGTGGTATTAATGTTTTTGCGACATTTATACAGGCATTTTTAGATTTAGTAGACAGAGCTTTAGTATCTTTAGCAGACCCTTGGAATGCGGGGATAATATTACAGGTTTTGGCAATTGGAGGAGTAATAAATCTTGTTGCTAAAATGGGAGGAGCTAAAGCTATAGCTGAAGCACTTGCTAAAAGAGCAAAGTCAGCAAAAGGGACACAGCTTATAACATGGTTTTTGGGGCTTTTAGTATTCTTTGATGATTATGCCAATTCACTAATAGTAGGTCCTATGATGAGACCTGTTGCAGATAAAATGAAAATATCGAGAGAAAAGCTAGCATTTATAATAGATGCCACAGCAGCACCAGTTGCTGGTTTAGCTATAATATCTACATGGATAGGTCTTGAGGTTGGTTTAATACATGATGCTTTTGAAAGTATAAGTATAGATGTAGATGCATTTGGTATATTTTTAAATACAATACCATTTAGATTTTACAATATATTAATATTAGCTTTCATTGTAATATCAGCATTATTATTAAAAGAATTTGGTCCAATGAGAAAAGCTGAGATAAAATCTAGAAGTAGAAAAATTAGTATAGACCTTGATGAAGGCGTAGAAGAGTTGGATGATTTAGCTCCAAAAAATGGAGTAAAATTGAGTGTATGGAATGCTATAATCCCAATAGGAACATTGATAATAGTTGCATTAGCATCATTTTATTATAGTGGATATACATCTATAATGGGAGGAGACGATAAGGCTCTGATACAACTATTTACAAATTCTCCATATTCTTTTGAAGCAATAAAAGAAGCATTTAGTGCATCTGATGCATCTAGAGCATTATTCCAGTCTGCACTTGTTGCAAGTTTAGTTGCTATTATAATGGCTGTAGTAAAAAAGATTTTTACAATATCAGAAGCAATTGATGTTTGGATAGATGGAATGAAAAGTTTAGTAATCACTGGTGTAATATTAATACTTGCATGGTCATTAAGTTCAGTAATAAAAGAGTTAGGTACAGCTAAATTTTTAATACACCTATTATCAGGTTCACTACCACCATTCTTATTACCAAGTTTAATATTTGGTTTAGGAGCAATAATATCTTTTGCTACTGGAACAGCTTATGGAACAATGGGTATACTTATGCCACTTGCAATTCCATTAGCATACTCATTAAATCCTGATATGTCTTATGTAATAGTAAGTACTAGTGCAGTTTTAACAGGTGCAATATTTGGAGACCATTGTTCTCCAATTTCAGATACAACAATACTTTCTTCAATGGGAGCTGGCTGTAATCATATAGACCATGTTAACACTCAAATGCCATATGCTATATTTACAGCAGTAATCACTATTGTATTTGGATATATACCAGCTGGACTTGGATTGCCAATATATATAGTATTACCAGTGGCAATAGCTGCTATATTTGTAGGTATTCAAATAATTGGTAAGAAAGTTGATGAAGCGGAAATAGAACTTGTAGAATAA
- a CDS encoding ABC transporter ATP-binding protein, with amino-acid sequence MIEIKNIFKRYKNKNVVDDVSFSIEKGKITSFIGPNGAGKSTVLSIVTRLIGGDGGEVIIEGKSLTNYSNKELAKKIAILKQSNNITLKLTIRELVGFGRFPYSEGNLTKEDENYIDEAIEYMKLTDIQHKYLDELSGGQRQRAYIAMVIAQDTEYILLDEPLNNLDMNHSVQMMKVLRSLCDELDKTIVLVMHDINFASCYSDNIVALKNGKVEKVGRTDEIVNEKVLEDIYEMNFNIKNINGNRICIYF; translated from the coding sequence ATGATAGAGATAAAAAATATATTTAAAAGATATAAGAATAAAAATGTTGTAGATGATGTCTCTTTTAGTATAGAAAAGGGAAAGATAACATCTTTTATAGGACCAAATGGAGCTGGAAAAAGTACAGTACTATCAATAGTTACAAGACTTATAGGAGGTGATGGTGGAGAAGTAATAATAGAAGGAAAAAGCTTGACTAATTATAGCAATAAAGAATTAGCAAAAAAAATAGCTATTCTTAAACAATCTAACAATATAACTTTAAAGCTTACAATAAGAGAATTAGTTGGATTTGGAAGATTTCCATATAGTGAAGGTAATCTAACTAAAGAGGATGAAAATTATATTGATGAAGCAATAGAATATATGAAGTTGACTGATATACAACATAAGTATTTAGATGAATTGAGTGGAGGTCAAAGACAAAGAGCTTATATAGCAATGGTAATAGCTCAAGATACAGAGTACATATTACTTGATGAACCACTGAACAATTTGGATATGAACCATTCCGTACAGATGATGAAGGTACTTAGAAGTCTTTGTGATGAGTTAGATAAGACTATAGTATTAGTAATGCATGATATAAATTTTGCATCATGTTATTCAGATAATATAGTTGCATTAAAAAATGGAAAAGTTGAAAAAGTAGGTCGTACAGATGAGATAGTAAATGAAAAAGTTTTAGAAGATATTTATGAGATGAATTTTAACATTAAGAATATAAATGGAAATCGAATCTGTATTTATTTTTAA
- a CDS encoding MetQ/NlpA family ABC transporter substrate-binding protein, translating to MKFKKLLCLLLCLVLTLAVVGCSKAKDDKKIVVGATLVPGGELLEELKPLIKEKGYTLEVKNFDDYILPNEALNNGEIDANLFQHEPYLKEAVKAKGYKIMAGKKLYVCPAILYSYKIKSVDEFKKGDTIAISNNPSSCSKNLRYLESIGLLTLPKGDGLVSPKDIIENPKGIQFKELDIAQIPSSLPDVTAAFIDTTYAVPAGLDAKKNGIYTAPINDEYANLLAFRTEDKDSEKIKVLQDVLTSDKARSLIEEKYKGIVIPTF from the coding sequence ATGAAATTCAAAAAATTATTATGTTTGTTATTATGTCTAGTACTAACTTTAGCTGTGGTTGGATGTTCTAAAGCTAAAGATGATAAAAAAATTGTTGTTGGTGCTACTTTAGTTCCAGGAGGAGAGTTATTAGAAGAATTAAAACCACTTATTAAAGAAAAAGGATATACTTTAGAAGTTAAAAACTTTGATGATTACATACTTCCAAACGAAGCTTTAAATAATGGTGAAATTGATGCAAATCTATTTCAACATGAACCTTATCTAAAAGAAGCTGTTAAGGCCAAAGGTTACAAAATAATGGCTGGTAAAAAACTATATGTATGCCCAGCAATACTTTACTCTTATAAGATAAAATCTGTTGATGAATTTAAAAAAGGAGATACAATTGCAATAAGCAATAACCCATCTTCTTGTTCTAAGAACCTTAGATACCTTGAAAGTATTGGACTTTTAACGTTACCTAAAGGGGATGGATTAGTTAGTCCTAAGGACATAATAGAAAATCCAAAGGGAATACAATTCAAAGAGTTAGATATTGCTCAAATTCCATCTTCTCTTCCAGATGTGACTGCTGCATTTATAGATACTACTTATGCTGTACCTGCTGGTCTTGATGCCAAGAAAAACGGAATTTATACAGCTCCTATAAATGACGAGTATGCAAATCTTTTAGCATTTAGAACTGAAGATAAAGACAGTGAAAAGATTAAAGTTCTACAAGATGTTCTTACATCAGATAAAGCAAGAAGCTTAATTGAAGAAAAATACAAAGGTATTGTGATTCCTACTTTTTAG
- a CDS encoding putative bifunctional diguanylate cyclase/phosphodiesterase, with the protein MKRFLRRIILVLFILLIFISFISIKLIHNVGDYGKLINYVGIVRGASQRLTKLEMNHQPNDELIEYIDEILQELITGHGDYGLVITDCNEYNEDLLLLEKKWEDLNIEIKKVRMKEQNNQLLSISEEFFSLANDTVFKIENFSKEKSNYLMTLIIIISIIGILACIILILQYSKKMVRLEKLNVDLKNIAYKDELTGVNTIEKFKLDANQNICIHKDKKFAVFYIDFENFKYINDIFGYDYGDMILKRYANLMMNDIGKYEIFAREIADRFVALRCYVDKEDLVVRQRDVDNELINITNEIKNKHSITVVSGICCIEDVNEKLSIDGLINRANFAQKTVKNKPGTNYAFYNDSIRKKMIEENTIKSRIHEAIEKREFIVYLQPKVNLHSQKINCAEALVRWLTPDKGIISPAIFIPVLEKNFFIALVDKYVFEEVCKWIRKRLDENKPFVQISVNVSRIQFYNTKFVETYSNIQNKYRIPKNTIEIEFTESVAFENQKHLLEIIHDLHENGFTCSLDDFGKGYSSLSVLKDLPFDVLKLDSMFFKASLDKDKEKIVIKNIVHMLKELNITTVAEGIECKEQVEFLRDIGCDLVQGFVFYKPMPILEFEKILDKEFVYNS; encoded by the coding sequence ATGAAGAGATTTTTGAGGAGAATTATCTTAGTTTTATTTATTTTGTTGATTTTTATAAGTTTTATTTCTATTAAATTAATTCATAATGTTGGAGATTATGGAAAATTGATTAATTATGTTGGGATTGTTCGTGGAGCTAGCCAACGTCTAACTAAACTAGAGATGAATCATCAACCAAATGATGAATTAATAGAATATATTGATGAAATCCTACAGGAGTTGATTACAGGGCATGGAGATTATGGTTTAGTAATCACTGATTGTAATGAATACAATGAGGACTTACTTTTATTAGAAAAAAAGTGGGAAGATTTAAATATTGAAATTAAAAAAGTAAGAATGAAAGAACAGAATAACCAGTTATTAAGTATAAGTGAAGAGTTTTTTTCTCTTGCAAATGATACAGTGTTTAAAATAGAAAACTTTTCTAAAGAAAAAAGTAATTACTTAATGACTTTAATAATAATTATATCTATTATAGGTATATTAGCATGTATCATATTGATTTTACAATATAGTAAAAAAATGGTTAGACTGGAAAAATTAAATGTAGATTTAAAAAATATTGCATATAAAGATGAACTAACAGGAGTAAATACTATAGAAAAATTTAAATTGGATGCAAATCAAAATATTTGTATACATAAGGATAAGAAATTTGCTGTATTCTATATTGATTTTGAAAACTTTAAATACATTAATGATATATTTGGATATGATTATGGTGACATGATACTGAAAAGATATGCTAATCTTATGATGAATGACATAGGGAAATATGAAATATTTGCAAGAGAAATTGCAGATAGATTTGTTGCGTTAAGATGCTATGTAGATAAGGAAGATTTAGTGGTAAGACAACGAGATGTAGACAATGAACTAATTAATATAACAAATGAAATTAAAAATAAACATAGTATTACTGTTGTTAGTGGAATTTGTTGTATTGAAGATGTAAATGAAAAATTAAGTATAGATGGTTTAATAAATAGAGCAAATTTTGCACAAAAAACTGTTAAGAATAAACCAGGTACTAATTATGCTTTTTATAATGACAGTATTCGTAAAAAAATGATTGAAGAAAATACTATCAAGAGTAGAATACATGAAGCTATTGAAAAAAGAGAATTTATAGTTTATTTACAGCCTAAAGTTAATTTACATAGTCAAAAAATAAATTGTGCAGAAGCTTTAGTTCGTTGGCTTACTCCGGATAAAGGTATTATATCTCCAGCAATATTTATTCCAGTACTTGAGAAGAATTTTTTTATTGCCTTAGTAGATAAGTATGTTTTTGAGGAGGTTTGTAAATGGATTAGAAAGAGGTTAGATGAAAATAAACCTTTTGTTCAGATATCAGTTAATGTTTCAAGAATACAATTTTATAACACTAAATTTGTAGAAACTTATTCCAATATACAAAATAAATACAGGATACCTAAAAATACTATAGAAATTGAATTTACAGAGAGTGTTGCTTTTGAGAATCAAAAACATCTTTTGGAAATTATACATGATTTGCATGAAAATGGATTTACTTGTTCTTTAGATGATTTTGGAAAAGGTTATTCGTCTTTAAGTGTTTTAAAAGATTTACCATTTGATGTTTTAAAGCTTGATTCTATGTTTTTCAAGGCTAGTTTAGATAAAGATAAAGAGAAAATAGTAATAAAAAATATTGTACATATGTTAAAAGAACTTAATATCACAACTGTTGCTGAGGGCATTGAATGCAAGGAACAAGTTGAATTTCTTAGGGATATTGGGTGTGATTTAGTTCAGGGATTTGTATTTTATAAACCAATGCCAATATTAGAATTTGAAAAAATATTGGATAAAGAGTTTGTTTATAATAGCTAA
- the gcvPA gene encoding aminomethyl-transferring glycine dehydrogenase subunit GcvPA, translated as MNELKRVSLYNIHKELGAKLVEFAGWEMPLEYEGINKEHEKVRKSAGIFDVSHMGEVQIKGAESEKFIQNLVTNDISTLKINDIIYTPMCYENGGVVDDLLIYKFGEEDYLLVINAGNIDKDVAWIIKQSEGYNVDIKNISSEVSQLAIQGPKAEEILQKITDIDLNSIKFYKSIPSTKVCGCPCLVSRTGYTGEDGFEIYCKNKYVEIIWNEVLKVGGEDICPAGLGCRDTLRFEAALPLYGHEINEHISPIEGGLSIFVKTNKESFIGKSILSKEKESGAKRKLVGFEMQGKGMPRNGYDIRIGDKTVGFVTTGCASPTTGKILGMGIIDSEYAKVGNEIGIAIRKKVVPAVIVKKPFYKKQYKKDNIILNKENKFSYIPATSEDKSKMLKVVGLNSVDELFSDIPEEVKLKRDLNLEIGKSELEVSKIVKRLSEENLSLEDLTCFLGAGAYDHYIPSIIKHITSRSEFYTAYTPYQAEISQGTLQVVFEFQSMIAEITGMEIANASMYDGATAAIEACIMAMNQTRKSKIVVSKTIHPETLSVLRTYLQYKDCEIVEIDFCNEYGTTDIEKLKASVDKDTACVLIQTPNFFGIIEEMEEIEKITHENKAMLIMSVDPISLGVLKTPGEIGADIVVGEAQSLGNPLNFGGPYVGFLASKSKYTRKMPGRIVGQSLDVEGKIAYVLTLQTREQHVRREKATSNICSNQALNALVASIYMATMGKEGFKEVGMQSMKKAHYTYNKLVQTGKYKPIFKGKFFKEFAVQGNLNIETINDKLLEENILGGYNLEYNYPELKNSTLLCVTEKRSKEEIDKLVGIMEGL; from the coding sequence ATGAATGAATTGAAAAGAGTATCTTTGTACAATATACACAAAGAGCTTGGAGCAAAACTTGTTGAATTTGCTGGTTGGGAAATGCCTTTAGAATATGAGGGTATAAATAAAGAGCATGAGAAGGTCAGAAAAAGTGCAGGTATATTTGATGTATCTCATATGGGAGAGGTACAGATAAAGGGAGCAGAGTCAGAAAAATTTATACAAAACCTAGTTACAAATGATATAAGCACATTAAAGATAAATGACATTATATATACACCTATGTGTTATGAAAATGGTGGAGTAGTTGATGATTTATTAATATATAAATTTGGTGAAGAAGATTATTTATTAGTAATAAATGCAGGTAATATAGATAAAGATGTAGCATGGATAATAAAACAAAGTGAAGGATACAATGTAGATATAAAAAATATATCTAGTGAAGTGAGTCAATTAGCAATTCAAGGACCTAAAGCAGAAGAAATTCTTCAAAAAATCACAGATATAGACTTAAACTCAATAAAATTTTATAAGTCAATTCCATCAACAAAAGTATGTGGTTGTCCTTGTTTAGTTTCAAGAACAGGATATACTGGGGAAGATGGGTTTGAGATATACTGTAAAAATAAATATGTAGAAATAATTTGGAATGAAGTTCTAAAGGTTGGAGGAGAAGATATATGTCCAGCTGGTCTAGGTTGTAGGGATACTTTGAGATTTGAAGCAGCTCTACCTCTATATGGACATGAAATAAATGAACACATATCTCCAATTGAAGGTGGTTTATCTATCTTTGTGAAAACAAATAAAGAATCATTTATTGGCAAATCAATTTTATCAAAAGAAAAAGAAAGTGGAGCTAAAAGAAAGTTAGTAGGATTTGAAATGCAAGGTAAAGGAATGCCTAGAAATGGATATGATATAAGGATTGGTGATAAAACAGTTGGATTTGTAACAACAGGATGTGCATCTCCAACGACAGGAAAAATTTTAGGTATGGGAATTATAGATTCTGAATATGCAAAAGTAGGAAATGAAATAGGTATAGCAATCAGAAAAAAAGTTGTTCCTGCTGTGATAGTTAAGAAACCTTTTTATAAAAAACAATATAAAAAAGATAATATTATATTAAACAAAGAAAATAAATTTTCATATATACCTGCTACAAGTGAAGATAAATCAAAAATGTTAAAAGTAGTTGGATTAAATTCAGTTGATGAATTATTTTCAGATATACCAGAAGAAGTAAAATTAAAAAGAGATTTAAATTTGGAAATTGGAAAATCTGAATTAGAGGTAAGCAAAATAGTAAAAAGATTGTCAGAAGAAAATTTAAGTTTAGAAGACTTGACTTGTTTTCTTGGTGCTGGTGCATATGACCATTATATACCATCAATTATAAAACATATAACTTCAAGATCTGAATTTTATACAGCATATACTCCATATCAAGCTGAAATAAGTCAGGGAACTTTACAAGTAGTTTTTGAATTTCAATCTATGATTGCAGAAATTACAGGTATGGAAATTGCAAATGCATCAATGTATGATGGAGCAACTGCTGCAATAGAAGCATGTATAATGGCAATGAATCAGACTAGAAAAAGTAAAATAGTAGTGTCAAAAACTATTCATCCTGAAACTCTGTCAGTATTAAGAACTTACTTACAATATAAAGATTGTGAGATAGTAGAAATTGACTTTTGTAATGAATATGGGACTACAGATATAGAAAAATTAAAAGCTTCTGTAGACAAAGATACAGCATGTGTTCTTATACAAACTCCTAATTTCTTTGGAATTATTGAAGAAATGGAAGAAATAGAAAAGATAACTCATGAAAATAAGGCTATGTTAATTATGAGTGTAGACCCAATATCATTAGGAGTTTTAAAAACACCAGGTGAGATAGGTGCAGATATTGTTGTTGGAGAAGCTCAATCACTTGGAAACCCTCTTAATTTTGGAGGTCCTTATGTAGGATTTTTAGCTAGCAAATCTAAATATACTAGAAAAATGCCAGGAAGAATAGTTGGGCAAAGTTTAGATGTAGAAGGTAAAATTGCATATGTATTAACTTTACAAACTAGAGAACAGCATGTAAGAAGAGAAAAAGCAACTTCTAATATATGTTCAAATCAAGCTTTAAATGCTCTTGTAGCTTCAATATATATGGCTACTATGGGTAAAGAAGGATTTAAAGAGGTTGGTATGCAGTCTATGAAAAAAGCACATTATACCTACAATAAACTTGTACAAACTGGAAAATATAAGCCAATATTTAAAGGTAAGTTTTTCAAAGAATTTGCTGTACAAGGAAATCTTAATATAGAAACTATAAATGATAAACTCTTAGAAGAAAATATATTAGGAGGTTATAATTTAGAATACAATTATCCAGAATTAAAAAATTCAACTTTGCTTTGTGTGACTGAGAAAAGAAGCAAAGAGGAAATAGATAAGTTAGTTGGAATAATGGAGGGATTATAA
- a CDS encoding TerD family protein, with the protein MAIELKKGQKINLTKKENSNLGEILVNLNWNQKVQKKGFFGSLRSSNIDLDLGCLFEMKNGVKGAVQALGNAFGSLDNPPFAQLDGDDRTGSNTQGENLRINGNKIKDIKRILIYAFIYEGVANWSEADGIVTIKQKQDSDLVVKLDEHKNGYNMCSIALIENVNDETFSVEKVVKYFKGHREMDTEFHWGLKWVAGRK; encoded by the coding sequence ATGGCTATAGAATTAAAAAAGGGACAAAAAATAAACCTTACAAAAAAGGAAAATAGCAATTTAGGTGAAATCTTAGTTAATTTAAATTGGAATCAAAAAGTACAAAAAAAGGGTTTTTTTGGCTCTTTAAGAAGCAGTAATATAGATTTAGATTTGGGTTGCCTATTTGAGATGAAAAATGGTGTAAAAGGTGCTGTTCAAGCATTAGGAAATGCCTTTGGTAGTTTAGACAATCCACCTTTTGCTCAATTAGATGGAGATGACAGAACAGGAAGTAATACACAAGGAGAAAATTTAAGAATAAATGGTAATAAAATAAAAGATATAAAAAGAATACTTATTTATGCTTTTATATACGAAGGTGTAGCTAACTGGTCTGAAGCTGATGGAATTGTAACAATCAAACAAAAACAAGATTCAGACTTAGTTGTCAAACTTGATGAACATAAAAATGGCTATAATATGTGTTCAATAGCATTGATAGAAAATGTAAATGATGAGACATTCAGTGTTGAAAAAGTAGTTAAATACTTCAAAGGTCATAGAGAAATGGATACTGAATTTCATTGGGGATTAAAATGGGTTGCAGGAAGAAAATAA